A genomic stretch from Hoplias malabaricus isolate fHopMal1 chromosome 4, fHopMal1.hap1, whole genome shotgun sequence includes:
- the LOC136695478 gene encoding uncharacterized protein isoform X5, with the protein MNWMGGPRSRVMKSSDVKKQKEFFEKKRKQKSLNQAVPPASPKGDNAGNIDMLTMFIVNQIALKKEKSGKPKLTHLTSSKDTHKFMSQKPIELPMSPCSPSCLSLVESEPHYSVHTVGLKKRKQGLMGDFHFKALSPVMEVNHSDNSALDYKQRPHHHKGSVSSFSSASPTPSEAFHPRAHISPPYSWEPSCMENSQVNFVPFSELLAVSEHAPWTAGPHQTQAIHISPASEIQFRRTLHSSTETSIHSSNEYPPNLLEGNNEQDESLFLGFNHEDYRGQDLFSEKTLKKIHLQRETSSPTRTHELPRDHNADSLPQENKQYMKPHKPICHTKDMPIIRRQYCSSGMSERIGGPPFNQKIDTQNSEIREKNSRKSQDMGTQTAPASTSTFQDASVQCYLLKPERRPSIFTKSTAPIHQNSLRKTNKTTASATRRQEGKSNKSPSHITQCTLAAIHKVKWDTPLTALTKEATLKAPDAITAQKSSHKPESGACANKYSLPVLRCSHTYAPEDMVVRGERCEGHEEGSVNQNPAENAWSTEEHSRKRGVNLISGETETLQEVADILMMLKQKNNHPLKE; encoded by the exons ATGAACTGGATGGGTGGCCCACG gagCCGGGTTATGAAGAGCAgtgatgtaaaaaaacaaaag GAGTTTTTTGAAAAGAAGAGGAAGCAGAAGAGTCTGAATCAAGCAGTACCACCGGCATCACCCAAAGGGGACAATGCTGGCAATATAGATATGCTTACAATGTTTATTGTCAACCAGattgcattaaagaaagaaaagagtg GTAAACCTAAATTAACTCATCTGACCAGTTCAAAAGACACACATAAATTCATGAGTCAGAAGCCCATAGAGTTGCCAATGAGTCCTTGCTCTCCATCGTGTTTGAGCCTGGTAGAAAGTGAGCCTCATTACAG TGTCCACACAGTGGGtttgaaaaaaaggaaacaagGTCTTATGGGAGACTTTCATTTCAAGGCA CTGTCTCCTGTAATGGAAGTCAACCACTCTGACAACAGTGCTCTGGACTATAAGCAGCGACCACACCACCATAAAGGCAGTGTCAGTTCTTTCTCTTCAGCCTCCCCAACTCCTTCAGAGGCCTTTCATCCCAGAGCTCACATCTCCCCTCCATATTCATGGGAACCCTCCTGCATGGAGAATTCACAAGTTAAT TTTGTGCCTTTCTCTGAGTTACTGGCCGTGAGTGAGCATGCACCATGGACAGCTGGGCCCCATCAAACACAAGCTATTCACATTAGCCCAGCAAGTGAAATCCAGTTTAGGAGAACTTTGCATAG CAGCACAGAAACCAGCATACACTCATCTAATGAATACCCACCTAACCTTTTAGAAGGGAACAATGAGCAAGACGAGTCACTATTTTTGGGGTTCAACCATGAAGACTACAGAGGTCAAG ATCTATTTAGTGAGAAAACACTCAAGAAGATTCATCTTCAAAGAGAGACATCTTCCCCTACAAGAACCCA TGAATTACCCAGGGACCACAATGCAGATTCCTTACCTCAG GAGAATAAGCAGTATATGAAGCCTCACAAGCCAATATGCCACACTAAGGACATGCCAATAATAAGGAGACAGTATTGCTCATCAGGAATGAGTGAAAGAATTGGAGGGCCACCCTTCAACCAAAAG ATTGACACACAGAATAGTGAGATACGTGAGAAAAACTCTCGCAAGTCACAAGACATGGGGACACAAACTGCACCTGCTTCCACTTCAACCTTTCAAGATGCTTCAGTACAGTGTTACCTTTTAAAACCAGAAAGGAGGCCGAGTATTTTCACTAAGAGCACAGCACCCATTCACCAAAACAGCTTAAGAAAGACCAATAAAACTACTGCTTCTGCCACTAGGAGGCAGGAGGGTAAAAGCAATAAAAGTCCTTCCCATATCACTCAATGTACTCTAGCAGCAATCCATAAAGTGAAGTGGGACACACCCCTGACAGCGTTAACAAAGGAGGCAACACTGAAGGCTCCAGAtgcaatcacagcacagaaaagtTCACACAAACCTGAGAGTGGAGCATGTGCAAATAAATATTCCTTACCTGTATTGCGCTGTTCCCACACATATGCCCCAG AGGATATGGTGGTGAGAGGAGAAAGGTGTGAAGGTCATGAGGAGGGGAGCGTGAATCAAAACCCTGCTGAGAATGCCTGGAGCACAGAGGAGCACAGCAGAAAGAGAGGTGTAAACTTGATTTCTGGGGAGACTGAAACTCTTCAGGAAGTTGCAGACATTCTGATGATGCTCAAGCAGAAAAATAACCATCCATTAAAAGAATAG
- the LOC136695478 gene encoding uncharacterized protein isoform X4: protein MNWMGGPRSRVMKSSDVKKQKEFFEKKRKQKSLNQAVPPASPKGDNAGNIDMLTMFIVNQIALKKEKSGKPKLTHLTSSKDTHKFMSQKPIELPMSPCSPSCLSLVESEPHYSVHTVGLKKRKQGLMGDFHFKALSPVMEVNHSDNSALDYKQRPHHHKGSVSSFSSASPTPSEAFHPRAHISPPYSWEPSCMENSQFVPFSELLAVSEHAPWTAGPHQTQAIHISPASEIQFRRTLHSTETSIHSSNEYPPNLLEGNNEQDESLFLGFNHEDYRGQDLFSEKTLKKIHLQRETSSPTRTHELPRDHNADSLPQAVASGQQTRNADSRPYSAHCSVSENACEIPVGYSLKEGRISFNTENKQYMKPHKPICHTKDMPIIRRQYCSSGMSERIGGPPFNQKIDTQNSEIREKNSRKSQDMGTQTAPASTSTFQDASVQCYLLKPERRPSIFTKSTAPIHQNSLRKTNKTTASATRRQEGKSNKSPSHITQCTLAAIHKVKWDTPLTALTKEATLKAPDAITAQKSSHKPESGACANKYSLPVLRCSHTYAPEDMVVRGERCEGHEEGSVNQNPAENAWSTEEHSRKRGVNLISGETETLQEVADILMMLKQKNNHPLKE from the exons ATGAACTGGATGGGTGGCCCACG gagCCGGGTTATGAAGAGCAgtgatgtaaaaaaacaaaag GAGTTTTTTGAAAAGAAGAGGAAGCAGAAGAGTCTGAATCAAGCAGTACCACCGGCATCACCCAAAGGGGACAATGCTGGCAATATAGATATGCTTACAATGTTTATTGTCAACCAGattgcattaaagaaagaaaagagtg GTAAACCTAAATTAACTCATCTGACCAGTTCAAAAGACACACATAAATTCATGAGTCAGAAGCCCATAGAGTTGCCAATGAGTCCTTGCTCTCCATCGTGTTTGAGCCTGGTAGAAAGTGAGCCTCATTACAG TGTCCACACAGTGGGtttgaaaaaaaggaaacaagGTCTTATGGGAGACTTTCATTTCAAGGCA CTGTCTCCTGTAATGGAAGTCAACCACTCTGACAACAGTGCTCTGGACTATAAGCAGCGACCACACCACCATAAAGGCAGTGTCAGTTCTTTCTCTTCAGCCTCCCCAACTCCTTCAGAGGCCTTTCATCCCAGAGCTCACATCTCCCCTCCATATTCATGGGAACCCTCCTGCATGGAGAATTCACAA TTTGTGCCTTTCTCTGAGTTACTGGCCGTGAGTGAGCATGCACCATGGACAGCTGGGCCCCATCAAACACAAGCTATTCACATTAGCCCAGCAAGTGAAATCCAGTTTAGGAGAACTTTGCATAG CACAGAAACCAGCATACACTCATCTAATGAATACCCACCTAACCTTTTAGAAGGGAACAATGAGCAAGACGAGTCACTATTTTTGGGGTTCAACCATGAAGACTACAGAGGTCAAG ATCTATTTAGTGAGAAAACACTCAAGAAGATTCATCTTCAAAGAGAGACATCTTCCCCTACAAGAACCCA TGAATTACCCAGGGACCACAATGCAGATTCCTTACCTCAG GCTGTTGCTTCAGGACAGCAAACTAGAAATGCTGATTCCAGACCAT ATAGTGCCCACTGCAGTGTGTCTGAAAATGCTTGTGAAATACCAGTGGGCTATTCTCTAAAAGAGGGTCGCATCAGTTTCAATACT GAGAATAAGCAGTATATGAAGCCTCACAAGCCAATATGCCACACTAAGGACATGCCAATAATAAGGAGACAGTATTGCTCATCAGGAATGAGTGAAAGAATTGGAGGGCCACCCTTCAACCAAAAG ATTGACACACAGAATAGTGAGATACGTGAGAAAAACTCTCGCAAGTCACAAGACATGGGGACACAAACTGCACCTGCTTCCACTTCAACCTTTCAAGATGCTTCAGTACAGTGTTACCTTTTAAAACCAGAAAGGAGGCCGAGTATTTTCACTAAGAGCACAGCACCCATTCACCAAAACAGCTTAAGAAAGACCAATAAAACTACTGCTTCTGCCACTAGGAGGCAGGAGGGTAAAAGCAATAAAAGTCCTTCCCATATCACTCAATGTACTCTAGCAGCAATCCATAAAGTGAAGTGGGACACACCCCTGACAGCGTTAACAAAGGAGGCAACACTGAAGGCTCCAGAtgcaatcacagcacagaaaagtTCACACAAACCTGAGAGTGGAGCATGTGCAAATAAATATTCCTTACCTGTATTGCGCTGTTCCCACACATATGCCCCAG AGGATATGGTGGTGAGAGGAGAAAGGTGTGAAGGTCATGAGGAGGGGAGCGTGAATCAAAACCCTGCTGAGAATGCCTGGAGCACAGAGGAGCACAGCAGAAAGAGAGGTGTAAACTTGATTTCTGGGGAGACTGAAACTCTTCAGGAAGTTGCAGACATTCTGATGATGCTCAAGCAGAAAAATAACCATCCATTAAAAGAATAG
- the LOC136695478 gene encoding uncharacterized protein isoform X6, translating into MSQKPIELPMSPCSPSCLSLVESEPHYSVHTVGLKKRKQGLMGDFHFKALSPVMEVNHSDNSALDYKQRPHHHKGSVSSFSSASPTPSEAFHPRAHISPPYSWEPSCMENSQVNFVPFSELLAVSEHAPWTAGPHQTQAIHISPASEIQFRRTLHSSTETSIHSSNEYPPNLLEGNNEQDESLFLGFNHEDYRGQDLFSEKTLKKIHLQRETSSPTRTHELPRDHNADSLPQAVASGQQTRNADSRPYSAHCSVSENACEIPVGYSLKEGRISFNTENKQYMKPHKPICHTKDMPIIRRQYCSSGMSERIGGPPFNQKIDTQNSEIREKNSRKSQDMGTQTAPASTSTFQDASVQCYLLKPERRPSIFTKSTAPIHQNSLRKTNKTTASATRRQEGKSNKSPSHITQCTLAAIHKVKWDTPLTALTKEATLKAPDAITAQKSSHKPESGACANKYSLPVLRCSHTYAPEDMVVRGERCEGHEEGSVNQNPAENAWSTEEHSRKRGVNLISGETETLQEVADILMMLKQKNNHPLKE; encoded by the exons ATGAGTCAGAAGCCCATAGAGTTGCCAATGAGTCCTTGCTCTCCATCGTGTTTGAGCCTGGTAGAAAGTGAGCCTCATTACAG TGTCCACACAGTGGGtttgaaaaaaaggaaacaagGTCTTATGGGAGACTTTCATTTCAAGGCA CTGTCTCCTGTAATGGAAGTCAACCACTCTGACAACAGTGCTCTGGACTATAAGCAGCGACCACACCACCATAAAGGCAGTGTCAGTTCTTTCTCTTCAGCCTCCCCAACTCCTTCAGAGGCCTTTCATCCCAGAGCTCACATCTCCCCTCCATATTCATGGGAACCCTCCTGCATGGAGAATTCACAAGTTAAT TTTGTGCCTTTCTCTGAGTTACTGGCCGTGAGTGAGCATGCACCATGGACAGCTGGGCCCCATCAAACACAAGCTATTCACATTAGCCCAGCAAGTGAAATCCAGTTTAGGAGAACTTTGCATAG CAGCACAGAAACCAGCATACACTCATCTAATGAATACCCACCTAACCTTTTAGAAGGGAACAATGAGCAAGACGAGTCACTATTTTTGGGGTTCAACCATGAAGACTACAGAGGTCAAG ATCTATTTAGTGAGAAAACACTCAAGAAGATTCATCTTCAAAGAGAGACATCTTCCCCTACAAGAACCCA TGAATTACCCAGGGACCACAATGCAGATTCCTTACCTCAG GCTGTTGCTTCAGGACAGCAAACTAGAAATGCTGATTCCAGACCAT ATAGTGCCCACTGCAGTGTGTCTGAAAATGCTTGTGAAATACCAGTGGGCTATTCTCTAAAAGAGGGTCGCATCAGTTTCAATACT GAGAATAAGCAGTATATGAAGCCTCACAAGCCAATATGCCACACTAAGGACATGCCAATAATAAGGAGACAGTATTGCTCATCAGGAATGAGTGAAAGAATTGGAGGGCCACCCTTCAACCAAAAG ATTGACACACAGAATAGTGAGATACGTGAGAAAAACTCTCGCAAGTCACAAGACATGGGGACACAAACTGCACCTGCTTCCACTTCAACCTTTCAAGATGCTTCAGTACAGTGTTACCTTTTAAAACCAGAAAGGAGGCCGAGTATTTTCACTAAGAGCACAGCACCCATTCACCAAAACAGCTTAAGAAAGACCAATAAAACTACTGCTTCTGCCACTAGGAGGCAGGAGGGTAAAAGCAATAAAAGTCCTTCCCATATCACTCAATGTACTCTAGCAGCAATCCATAAAGTGAAGTGGGACACACCCCTGACAGCGTTAACAAAGGAGGCAACACTGAAGGCTCCAGAtgcaatcacagcacagaaaagtTCACACAAACCTGAGAGTGGAGCATGTGCAAATAAATATTCCTTACCTGTATTGCGCTGTTCCCACACATATGCCCCAG AGGATATGGTGGTGAGAGGAGAAAGGTGTGAAGGTCATGAGGAGGGGAGCGTGAATCAAAACCCTGCTGAGAATGCCTGGAGCACAGAGGAGCACAGCAGAAAGAGAGGTGTAAACTTGATTTCTGGGGAGACTGAAACTCTTCAGGAAGTTGCAGACATTCTGATGATGCTCAAGCAGAAAAATAACCATCCATTAAAAGAATAG
- the LOC136695478 gene encoding uncharacterized protein isoform X2, producing MNWMGGPRSRVMKSSDVKKQKEFFEKKRKQKSLNQAVPPASPKGDNAGNIDMLTMFIVNQIALKKEKSGKPKLTHLTSSKDTHKFMSQKPIELPMSPCSPSCLSLVESEPHYSVHTVGLKKRKQGLMGDFHFKALSPVMEVNHSDNSALDYKQRPHHHKGSVSSFSSASPTPSEAFHPRAHISPPYSWEPSCMENSQVNFVPFSELLAVSEHAPWTAGPHQTQAIHISPASEIQFRRTLHSTETSIHSSNEYPPNLLEGNNEQDESLFLGFNHEDYRGQDLFSEKTLKKIHLQRETSSPTRTHELPRDHNADSLPQAVASGQQTRNADSRPYSAHCSVSENACEIPVGYSLKEGRISFNTENKQYMKPHKPICHTKDMPIIRRQYCSSGMSERIGGPPFNQKIDTQNSEIREKNSRKSQDMGTQTAPASTSTFQDASVQCYLLKPERRPSIFTKSTAPIHQNSLRKTNKTTASATRRQEGKSNKSPSHITQCTLAAIHKVKWDTPLTALTKEATLKAPDAITAQKSSHKPESGACANKYSLPVLRCSHTYAPEDMVVRGERCEGHEEGSVNQNPAENAWSTEEHSRKRGVNLISGETETLQEVADILMMLKQKNNHPLKE from the exons ATGAACTGGATGGGTGGCCCACG gagCCGGGTTATGAAGAGCAgtgatgtaaaaaaacaaaag GAGTTTTTTGAAAAGAAGAGGAAGCAGAAGAGTCTGAATCAAGCAGTACCACCGGCATCACCCAAAGGGGACAATGCTGGCAATATAGATATGCTTACAATGTTTATTGTCAACCAGattgcattaaagaaagaaaagagtg GTAAACCTAAATTAACTCATCTGACCAGTTCAAAAGACACACATAAATTCATGAGTCAGAAGCCCATAGAGTTGCCAATGAGTCCTTGCTCTCCATCGTGTTTGAGCCTGGTAGAAAGTGAGCCTCATTACAG TGTCCACACAGTGGGtttgaaaaaaaggaaacaagGTCTTATGGGAGACTTTCATTTCAAGGCA CTGTCTCCTGTAATGGAAGTCAACCACTCTGACAACAGTGCTCTGGACTATAAGCAGCGACCACACCACCATAAAGGCAGTGTCAGTTCTTTCTCTTCAGCCTCCCCAACTCCTTCAGAGGCCTTTCATCCCAGAGCTCACATCTCCCCTCCATATTCATGGGAACCCTCCTGCATGGAGAATTCACAAGTTAAT TTTGTGCCTTTCTCTGAGTTACTGGCCGTGAGTGAGCATGCACCATGGACAGCTGGGCCCCATCAAACACAAGCTATTCACATTAGCCCAGCAAGTGAAATCCAGTTTAGGAGAACTTTGCATAG CACAGAAACCAGCATACACTCATCTAATGAATACCCACCTAACCTTTTAGAAGGGAACAATGAGCAAGACGAGTCACTATTTTTGGGGTTCAACCATGAAGACTACAGAGGTCAAG ATCTATTTAGTGAGAAAACACTCAAGAAGATTCATCTTCAAAGAGAGACATCTTCCCCTACAAGAACCCA TGAATTACCCAGGGACCACAATGCAGATTCCTTACCTCAG GCTGTTGCTTCAGGACAGCAAACTAGAAATGCTGATTCCAGACCAT ATAGTGCCCACTGCAGTGTGTCTGAAAATGCTTGTGAAATACCAGTGGGCTATTCTCTAAAAGAGGGTCGCATCAGTTTCAATACT GAGAATAAGCAGTATATGAAGCCTCACAAGCCAATATGCCACACTAAGGACATGCCAATAATAAGGAGACAGTATTGCTCATCAGGAATGAGTGAAAGAATTGGAGGGCCACCCTTCAACCAAAAG ATTGACACACAGAATAGTGAGATACGTGAGAAAAACTCTCGCAAGTCACAAGACATGGGGACACAAACTGCACCTGCTTCCACTTCAACCTTTCAAGATGCTTCAGTACAGTGTTACCTTTTAAAACCAGAAAGGAGGCCGAGTATTTTCACTAAGAGCACAGCACCCATTCACCAAAACAGCTTAAGAAAGACCAATAAAACTACTGCTTCTGCCACTAGGAGGCAGGAGGGTAAAAGCAATAAAAGTCCTTCCCATATCACTCAATGTACTCTAGCAGCAATCCATAAAGTGAAGTGGGACACACCCCTGACAGCGTTAACAAAGGAGGCAACACTGAAGGCTCCAGAtgcaatcacagcacagaaaagtTCACACAAACCTGAGAGTGGAGCATGTGCAAATAAATATTCCTTACCTGTATTGCGCTGTTCCCACACATATGCCCCAG AGGATATGGTGGTGAGAGGAGAAAGGTGTGAAGGTCATGAGGAGGGGAGCGTGAATCAAAACCCTGCTGAGAATGCCTGGAGCACAGAGGAGCACAGCAGAAAGAGAGGTGTAAACTTGATTTCTGGGGAGACTGAAACTCTTCAGGAAGTTGCAGACATTCTGATGATGCTCAAGCAGAAAAATAACCATCCATTAAAAGAATAG
- the LOC136695478 gene encoding uncharacterized protein isoform X3 gives MNWMGGPRSRVMKSSDVKKQKEFFEKKRKQKSLNQAVPPASPKGDNAGNIDMLTMFIVNQIALKKEKSGKPKLTHLTSSKDTHKFMSQKPIELPMSPCSPSCLSLVESEPHYSVHTVGLKKRKQGLMGDFHFKALSPVMEVNHSDNSALDYKQRPHHHKGSVSSFSSASPTPSEAFHPRAHISPPYSWEPSCMENSQFVPFSELLAVSEHAPWTAGPHQTQAIHISPASEIQFRRTLHSSTETSIHSSNEYPPNLLEGNNEQDESLFLGFNHEDYRGQDLFSEKTLKKIHLQRETSSPTRTHELPRDHNADSLPQAVASGQQTRNADSRPYSAHCSVSENACEIPVGYSLKEGRISFNTENKQYMKPHKPICHTKDMPIIRRQYCSSGMSERIGGPPFNQKIDTQNSEIREKNSRKSQDMGTQTAPASTSTFQDASVQCYLLKPERRPSIFTKSTAPIHQNSLRKTNKTTASATRRQEGKSNKSPSHITQCTLAAIHKVKWDTPLTALTKEATLKAPDAITAQKSSHKPESGACANKYSLPVLRCSHTYAPEDMVVRGERCEGHEEGSVNQNPAENAWSTEEHSRKRGVNLISGETETLQEVADILMMLKQKNNHPLKE, from the exons ATGAACTGGATGGGTGGCCCACG gagCCGGGTTATGAAGAGCAgtgatgtaaaaaaacaaaag GAGTTTTTTGAAAAGAAGAGGAAGCAGAAGAGTCTGAATCAAGCAGTACCACCGGCATCACCCAAAGGGGACAATGCTGGCAATATAGATATGCTTACAATGTTTATTGTCAACCAGattgcattaaagaaagaaaagagtg GTAAACCTAAATTAACTCATCTGACCAGTTCAAAAGACACACATAAATTCATGAGTCAGAAGCCCATAGAGTTGCCAATGAGTCCTTGCTCTCCATCGTGTTTGAGCCTGGTAGAAAGTGAGCCTCATTACAG TGTCCACACAGTGGGtttgaaaaaaaggaaacaagGTCTTATGGGAGACTTTCATTTCAAGGCA CTGTCTCCTGTAATGGAAGTCAACCACTCTGACAACAGTGCTCTGGACTATAAGCAGCGACCACACCACCATAAAGGCAGTGTCAGTTCTTTCTCTTCAGCCTCCCCAACTCCTTCAGAGGCCTTTCATCCCAGAGCTCACATCTCCCCTCCATATTCATGGGAACCCTCCTGCATGGAGAATTCACAA TTTGTGCCTTTCTCTGAGTTACTGGCCGTGAGTGAGCATGCACCATGGACAGCTGGGCCCCATCAAACACAAGCTATTCACATTAGCCCAGCAAGTGAAATCCAGTTTAGGAGAACTTTGCATAG CAGCACAGAAACCAGCATACACTCATCTAATGAATACCCACCTAACCTTTTAGAAGGGAACAATGAGCAAGACGAGTCACTATTTTTGGGGTTCAACCATGAAGACTACAGAGGTCAAG ATCTATTTAGTGAGAAAACACTCAAGAAGATTCATCTTCAAAGAGAGACATCTTCCCCTACAAGAACCCA TGAATTACCCAGGGACCACAATGCAGATTCCTTACCTCAG GCTGTTGCTTCAGGACAGCAAACTAGAAATGCTGATTCCAGACCAT ATAGTGCCCACTGCAGTGTGTCTGAAAATGCTTGTGAAATACCAGTGGGCTATTCTCTAAAAGAGGGTCGCATCAGTTTCAATACT GAGAATAAGCAGTATATGAAGCCTCACAAGCCAATATGCCACACTAAGGACATGCCAATAATAAGGAGACAGTATTGCTCATCAGGAATGAGTGAAAGAATTGGAGGGCCACCCTTCAACCAAAAG ATTGACACACAGAATAGTGAGATACGTGAGAAAAACTCTCGCAAGTCACAAGACATGGGGACACAAACTGCACCTGCTTCCACTTCAACCTTTCAAGATGCTTCAGTACAGTGTTACCTTTTAAAACCAGAAAGGAGGCCGAGTATTTTCACTAAGAGCACAGCACCCATTCACCAAAACAGCTTAAGAAAGACCAATAAAACTACTGCTTCTGCCACTAGGAGGCAGGAGGGTAAAAGCAATAAAAGTCCTTCCCATATCACTCAATGTACTCTAGCAGCAATCCATAAAGTGAAGTGGGACACACCCCTGACAGCGTTAACAAAGGAGGCAACACTGAAGGCTCCAGAtgcaatcacagcacagaaaagtTCACACAAACCTGAGAGTGGAGCATGTGCAAATAAATATTCCTTACCTGTATTGCGCTGTTCCCACACATATGCCCCAG AGGATATGGTGGTGAGAGGAGAAAGGTGTGAAGGTCATGAGGAGGGGAGCGTGAATCAAAACCCTGCTGAGAATGCCTGGAGCACAGAGGAGCACAGCAGAAAGAGAGGTGTAAACTTGATTTCTGGGGAGACTGAAACTCTTCAGGAAGTTGCAGACATTCTGATGATGCTCAAGCAGAAAAATAACCATCCATTAAAAGAATAG
- the LOC136695478 gene encoding uncharacterized protein isoform X1 codes for MNWMGGPRSRVMKSSDVKKQKEFFEKKRKQKSLNQAVPPASPKGDNAGNIDMLTMFIVNQIALKKEKSGKPKLTHLTSSKDTHKFMSQKPIELPMSPCSPSCLSLVESEPHYSVHTVGLKKRKQGLMGDFHFKALSPVMEVNHSDNSALDYKQRPHHHKGSVSSFSSASPTPSEAFHPRAHISPPYSWEPSCMENSQVNFVPFSELLAVSEHAPWTAGPHQTQAIHISPASEIQFRRTLHSSTETSIHSSNEYPPNLLEGNNEQDESLFLGFNHEDYRGQDLFSEKTLKKIHLQRETSSPTRTHELPRDHNADSLPQAVASGQQTRNADSRPYSAHCSVSENACEIPVGYSLKEGRISFNTENKQYMKPHKPICHTKDMPIIRRQYCSSGMSERIGGPPFNQKIDTQNSEIREKNSRKSQDMGTQTAPASTSTFQDASVQCYLLKPERRPSIFTKSTAPIHQNSLRKTNKTTASATRRQEGKSNKSPSHITQCTLAAIHKVKWDTPLTALTKEATLKAPDAITAQKSSHKPESGACANKYSLPVLRCSHTYAPEDMVVRGERCEGHEEGSVNQNPAENAWSTEEHSRKRGVNLISGETETLQEVADILMMLKQKNNHPLKE; via the exons ATGAACTGGATGGGTGGCCCACG gagCCGGGTTATGAAGAGCAgtgatgtaaaaaaacaaaag GAGTTTTTTGAAAAGAAGAGGAAGCAGAAGAGTCTGAATCAAGCAGTACCACCGGCATCACCCAAAGGGGACAATGCTGGCAATATAGATATGCTTACAATGTTTATTGTCAACCAGattgcattaaagaaagaaaagagtg GTAAACCTAAATTAACTCATCTGACCAGTTCAAAAGACACACATAAATTCATGAGTCAGAAGCCCATAGAGTTGCCAATGAGTCCTTGCTCTCCATCGTGTTTGAGCCTGGTAGAAAGTGAGCCTCATTACAG TGTCCACACAGTGGGtttgaaaaaaaggaaacaagGTCTTATGGGAGACTTTCATTTCAAGGCA CTGTCTCCTGTAATGGAAGTCAACCACTCTGACAACAGTGCTCTGGACTATAAGCAGCGACCACACCACCATAAAGGCAGTGTCAGTTCTTTCTCTTCAGCCTCCCCAACTCCTTCAGAGGCCTTTCATCCCAGAGCTCACATCTCCCCTCCATATTCATGGGAACCCTCCTGCATGGAGAATTCACAAGTTAAT TTTGTGCCTTTCTCTGAGTTACTGGCCGTGAGTGAGCATGCACCATGGACAGCTGGGCCCCATCAAACACAAGCTATTCACATTAGCCCAGCAAGTGAAATCCAGTTTAGGAGAACTTTGCATAG CAGCACAGAAACCAGCATACACTCATCTAATGAATACCCACCTAACCTTTTAGAAGGGAACAATGAGCAAGACGAGTCACTATTTTTGGGGTTCAACCATGAAGACTACAGAGGTCAAG ATCTATTTAGTGAGAAAACACTCAAGAAGATTCATCTTCAAAGAGAGACATCTTCCCCTACAAGAACCCA TGAATTACCCAGGGACCACAATGCAGATTCCTTACCTCAG GCTGTTGCTTCAGGACAGCAAACTAGAAATGCTGATTCCAGACCAT ATAGTGCCCACTGCAGTGTGTCTGAAAATGCTTGTGAAATACCAGTGGGCTATTCTCTAAAAGAGGGTCGCATCAGTTTCAATACT GAGAATAAGCAGTATATGAAGCCTCACAAGCCAATATGCCACACTAAGGACATGCCAATAATAAGGAGACAGTATTGCTCATCAGGAATGAGTGAAAGAATTGGAGGGCCACCCTTCAACCAAAAG ATTGACACACAGAATAGTGAGATACGTGAGAAAAACTCTCGCAAGTCACAAGACATGGGGACACAAACTGCACCTGCTTCCACTTCAACCTTTCAAGATGCTTCAGTACAGTGTTACCTTTTAAAACCAGAAAGGAGGCCGAGTATTTTCACTAAGAGCACAGCACCCATTCACCAAAACAGCTTAAGAAAGACCAATAAAACTACTGCTTCTGCCACTAGGAGGCAGGAGGGTAAAAGCAATAAAAGTCCTTCCCATATCACTCAATGTACTCTAGCAGCAATCCATAAAGTGAAGTGGGACACACCCCTGACAGCGTTAACAAAGGAGGCAACACTGAAGGCTCCAGAtgcaatcacagcacagaaaagtTCACACAAACCTGAGAGTGGAGCATGTGCAAATAAATATTCCTTACCTGTATTGCGCTGTTCCCACACATATGCCCCAG AGGATATGGTGGTGAGAGGAGAAAGGTGTGAAGGTCATGAGGAGGGGAGCGTGAATCAAAACCCTGCTGAGAATGCCTGGAGCACAGAGGAGCACAGCAGAAAGAGAGGTGTAAACTTGATTTCTGGGGAGACTGAAACTCTTCAGGAAGTTGCAGACATTCTGATGATGCTCAAGCAGAAAAATAACCATCCATTAAAAGAATAG